tgctgttgttgctgctgttgctgctgctgtacCTGTTGCGGTGGACCTTGAGGAGGAAGCGGCCTTTTAAGTCTCTGCCGGGGAACCTGAGTCTGCACTGGAGGCGGTCTCGGACCTCGAGGATTCGGCATCATCGTAGGAGGATATCGCCCCCTCGGCATTTGTTGTTGCAGCTGTTGCTGCAACTGTGGGTGCATTTGCGAGGGTCCTGGATACTGTGAATAAGCCGGACCATATTGTGAACCATACAAATGGGCCAGTTGAGGAGGGTACTGATGCATCGGTGGTCCGGGCTGATGACTACTAGGCATGCGATGATACATCGGTGGTCTCCCCGCCGGTTGTACAAAATAATTTGGTCCAGGTATCATTGTATTGGCACCCGGTGGTAATGATGGCGGCATTTGGGGCTGAGGTAACGCCATTCGCTGAACTTGTTGGGCTAATTGTTGTACTGGTGGCGGTAattgatcaaaatttattgGCGGTATTATTTGTTGCTGCTGATGTTgaagctgctgctgctgctgttgctggtgatgatgatgatcttGCTGCtgatgatggtgatggtgTTGCTGAGAGGAATATGAGGGCGAATGAGTTTGATGGGAAGAAGTCAAAGGCGACGTACGATTTATTTGAAGAGGATTCAATGGATCTAAACTCATAGGATGTGGGGACAAATTATGAGGTGAGTTTGTGTGAGGGGAAATATTGTGCGGGGAGcgatgatttattaaatttggtgAATTATGTCCCAAATTAGGTGCACCATCAGTTATTCTCGGTGACAATTGGCTAACTTGTGACGGAATAATACTTATATTTGGTGATAAAGGATTATTATGTACTTCATGTGACTGTGATTTGTGCAACGACAATTCAACAGACGTTGAAAATACTAGTGATGAACAGCCTGGCACATTGCATTGATAATGACCAGCTTTCAATCTATGATCATCCAACATTGTTATGTCACTAAACTTTTCCCCGCACACACGACATTTACTGACTGTCTCAGCCAATCTTTCAAGCGACACATACTCTGTATCAACAGATGAATTGTGAGAAGACGACGTATGCGAAGATCTTTCTTCACTATTTTTTCTGTGATTATGTTCTGTCAGTAAATTTTGCAACAGCAGACCAGCTTCTGTGCTGTTATCCGTATTATCTTTGCCCGTTTGATCATTGTCTTTATTTACATTATCGTCAGTATTATCGTCATCTTtagaagaatttaaattttcaatttgacTCCAATTGATACTCGAATTCAATCGTGATCcgtcgttattattattcttactCGATTTTTCGGAGCTTTTTTTCGCTGGGTAAAGTTCTATTGCTGAATTATTTGACAATAGTTTTAAGGCATCATTATCATTGATACGGGAACTGATGACGTCTGATGATGATTCATCGGGACTGTCATCTTCGTCTCTCGGTGACATATCTTCTCTTATTGtactgaaataaataaatttattaatgttcaatacttaaaataaccaatagtttaattaatatttatataatcacTGAAACTCAAACTATTTTAatgttcattgttttttttttaattatgaatgaaaaaaaaaaaaaaattacgctTACTTTGAACCTTTGGATAACTAACAATGCAATTTAAAATGAACTCTTATCACTTACACGCTAGTGATTAAAAGTGAGTGTAGATAATGATAGTACCccaattaaaataacatattttaaaGCTAATGAATATAGAAATTAACTCTCATGGTCAATTGATGGCCGTTTTAAGCGAAAATGAATACACCGACTgataaattcttttaaaaaataataatagtcaaTTTTCATTCATGTAGTGATCGATGTGTTGTAAACTGATCTCAACAATTTTATACCATAagtgatgtacctgaagatcaggACATTTTTCgcgagaaaatgaaaaaaatttatgtaatttgacagcttGAGGGGTAGTTCCGGAGGTTGGGGTGGCCTaagattttcggctgacataccagcatctatacgaaacatttcagaaatctagtccagtagattttttactttcaattttttttttgttgcgcgAAGAACGTTCTGATATTCAGGTACATGACAAGTAATCCATACAAATTGATCCCACTGACATCTGATCCCATCGACAttcgatttaaaataatgaagatgGAGGTTTTGAAGATGATGATAACGAAAgatatgaaaatcttaatgaaactgatGAATTAGAAGATCAGTTGTCAGTTGAATCTAGTCTGTGGGATCACTTGTCAgggatcagttgtcatggAACCGTAGTGATCAcctcagtaataataataataataataataataatgaataatgacCTACCTAGTCTGttcaccaattttttttaaattttcaatagtttcTCTGTAAGTTGCGTCAATAGGATCTGGTTCTTCAGTATCTTCACTTTCTTCTACATTATTTCTGTCATCATCTTCATGGTGATAATTATCAACGTTATGCAAATCATCATTATCAACATTTTGGTCATCTTTTTCACAAGTATTTGCCATATCACTTCCTACCCCAGAATCACCTTCATTTGTCTCCACAGATGGTCTTTCTTCATTATCTTCAAGAAAATTATCCTcttcattattatcataattatcatCCTGATAATTATCGTCTTCATTAACAATcacattttcaaattcatgTGGTACTTGATCGGTTTGCtcttcattatcatcatccaGTGTATCTTCATGCTCCTCCTGCTCCTCCTCGTGCCGATGGGGTTTTTGTTCTTCACCTGCCACCTCTTCAGAGTGTGAATTATCGCTATCGAAATCCAAATCCCGACTTATTACTGCAAAATCGCGGTGATTTTGTTTCTTCAGGGTTAATTTAAGTGATCCCTTTTTCTCTTGAGATAGACAATATTtgtctttttctttttttttaactaaatgcAAATTGCTGCACCTTTTTAAAACTATTCTAGGTTGTCCAAGGTGTAGAGTTATGTGAGAGCGTAAttcttttttagttaaaaattgtTGTGAACAAACTTCACACTGTGGCAATTCTTCCGAAACACACTCTAGAGATTTTACAATATTCAATTGCTCctctaaaacaaaaaaaatatatttattaaacatattGTTCATTTCCAgctaaaaggaaaaaataatagtggAAAAACTAGTTTCAAATATCAGCAAAgttcatgtacctgaagatcggaaggTTAAGTGGTAAGTTGGGGTGGCCTGTAATTTTCGGCTGATGTGCGAAACATTtccgaaatctagatccagtagattttttacttttcgtttttggttttttatttttgttacgcGAAAAACCtcccgatcttcaggtacatggaATTTGCTGATatttgaaactgtaatttttttatacgaggGCACTGTTTTTGTACTAAGAACTGTAATTATTCCACGGCTCTTTTTGTCATGTAGTTAAATATCTAATTCAATATCGCTGTTTgccagaatttaaaattttgacagcccttccgtttttttttaattgtgcgAAAATAGTTTCTGCAGCTAATTTGCTATTTGCGCACCTAAATAGCCCctaatttttacataattgaaattcaattttattgagttgGGTCAGCCAATTTTACAGACATATATCGCGGGTTACAcgacacagaaaaaaaatgtaattcttggtctaagaaatttatttatttaaatttttcagtaaagttaatttttcatttaatactttactatttttttggtagtgattatttttccaaaaatagtCTACTTGCcacaacaataaatattttgtaaaaaaattataaaattctataaaaaactttaattaattaatttctttaaacgaaaatattttttgaatcagattcaatcaaaaaataatcatttctCTTCCAATTAACTTTTCGATTTCTGATTAAACCTGATTAGAATTTTCCAATCAGATACAATgggaatttttaatcaggTACAGAAATAactgaatttataattcattattccaataattttttcacaaaatcaAAGATTTAttggattatttaaaatatatcatttaaatttacaaaatatttaattatcaataagaaatttttaattatactgtCAATTGCTCGATAAAGTCTTAATAAATAAGAGAAGAAGTTTCAGATCAAtactaatttaattgttgTCCGTTAGTCCAAAAACATCttaaataaagataaataaatatcaattattataacaGTTATCAATCAAGTCCAATTGTACGAAtacattcaatataaattaaacatccaattaaattttaatcaataacttCACATGCGATCAATCTAACAGAAAAAGAATTCGACAAGTAAATTTTACCAAACACTAATTAATTGGTGTCAAATAAAATACACTAATTTTAGCGAAAAATCTGGGCATCAATTAATTTGGATCCGGAAATTCAAATGATTTATGACAATTGCTCGTTAattggaaataatttatctaaaaaatctaattatctaattcattgtaataaattagttCCCTTTCTTGACaattaaactttaattaaaatcaatttcgttttaattaaaatacttgatcattttttttttattcatataataaataataatatgattctgaagttaccagacaattaatagtttttgcatatatttctaaataaatcaattgcagaaaaaaaatatcgaaaaatatgcacgtgtaaaaaattaaaaaaactataagtgcaatttttttaaatattttttttttacaatttatggttttaaataaattcaaaaacttattagacgtcagctaacttaagtatcatagtaataaatagtaaatgatactagccgacgtctagtaatttttgaattttttttaaaatgacagatagtaaaaaaaataaatatttgaaaaattgcacctgtatctttgttaattttctacatgtgcatatttttagtttcttttatttgcaattaattttgcgaaaagaaaaacgaaaattgttaactgtctgctaactttgagatcattaataataattagtttaattaaatcatttatgaTCTTTAAGTAAGAAGACAATaagcaattttttgaatttttttaaacaaataaattacaaaataaaaatattcgagtGTAAATGTGGCTGACGACTGgcagtttttcaaatttttgaataaataaataaaatgaaagaataaaaattaaaaaattttttttatttaaaaatcagtacgcgcttttttttaaatttcattatttatttatttatttttaatttataaactgtttcatatctgctacattcacactcataaaaaaaatatacacacgtagagaattaaaaaaactataggtgtgatttttttaaatattttttttttataatttatcatttctaaaaaaatccaaaagttattagatGTCAACtagtttcaaaataattatttaaacaaatttactAATATgtataagtaaaattaaatctagttcgtttaaatatataaatatatatatataaaaacaatgCACATGTACATGAACTTGTAATGTAAACAGCAATTAACCCACTGTTGTATTAAAATGTACATGCAATCGTACATCTATAATCAAATGAAATCAAATTGTTCCATAAAACCACTAGTTTCTGCAATTCAAGCAAAGCTTTAACTATTTccatactttttaaaaactattatcttttatttatcagatctaattatttaattgttaatgtTTGTTACACTTTTTCATGCGATCAACTGACGCCGCTGCGatatcgttttttttcttttgttttttttttttttttctatgaaaaatttaaccaCCAGAGGCGCGGCAGTTCTTTGTTAAAAAACatgaagttaattattttaattatttaaatgcctaattacaataattgattatcaatagttactaatattaaataatatagataatgtttgacattaaatagtaaatttttaaacgtcaaatgttaaaaaaaatattcaagtattttaaatttcccgctataaaataataagtaggACAGTAAAAAGACTTTTGattagatattaataataaaaaaaataattggtaattatgttttatttatttactgataattataaatatttcttttatttttactttattttttattatttgtcaatgaatttaatgacaaaagatattttcaatttatgaataaatctGTCTTGAGGTTATATCCCAAgcggcacaaaaaaaatttttaaatttaagttaacaatgagttaaattataaaatattgtcaccttaaatttaacaaaaagtcaataattttttttgtgccacTTGGGATCTTTAAAAacgtcataaaaaaaagtattaatatttttatctttcataaattatttagtagcaaataaaataactatggaatatttttttactcagcagtaattatgatatttaaaatatcaagcgttcagcaattttttattttttaaaatgagttaaaaaaattacgtatgatactgaagttagcagacgtctaataatttttggatttttttttagacgatagaagataaaaaaaaaatatttgaaaaaattgcacctgtagtttttaaaattttctacatgtgcatatttttattttatttttttacaattgatttattgaaatacgaaaatccaaaaaatttaaattgtctgctaacttcaggatcataaattacGTGTGAATGCAGAAGACattagacaaatttaaaattataaataaatagagtaaataattaaaaaaaaaatatttaaaaaaaatgcacttgttaatttttaaattttttagatgcgtattttttttaaattgtattttattaattatttactctatttatttataattttgaatttgtctgtctgctatacattcacactcataaaaaaaagatgatctcgaagttagcagacaattaaaaatttttgattttttttttcaacaacttagagccagtttttcaaaccaggTTCATTTTTAATCCTAGTTTAATTACcattgctggtatatctatatattattgatatgtagatatactagcaatattaattaaaacccggaTAAGAATAAACTCGGTtcgaaaaactggcccttaatttaaaaaaaaatataaaataaatatgcacatgtagaaaattaaaaaaactataaatgcaattttttaaaataatttatcgttttaaaaaatatctaaaaattattagaagtctgctaatttcagtatcataaaaaaatgatatattttaaaaaattattttttgattaaaatttaatttatgatacttGAATTAACAGacattcaagtattttttagttttcataaacaaatgacatgttgataaaaaaattatttgaaaatttgcatttAAATATTCTTCAAAGTctagtacacggaaaaaaaaatgaaatatgtaAGTTGAGAAACgataagtaaaataatgataaagtgatcagtaaatactataattgtaaatagttattcttttatttataattaaaatgcaAGTAATTATcggataaatattaaaatttcttgtgtatgcaggaaaaattaataatcctgaagttaacagacaattaacagttctcggatttttttttaccaaatcaattacaaaaactgaaaaactaaaaatatgcacgtgtagaaaattaaagaaaccataagtgcatttttttttataatttatcgtttttaaaaaattccataaaCTATTAGACATCGGCTAACCACTATCATAAAAGATAACATTCGagctttaaaaatcgtaacttaaacataaaaaatttacggcacgtattataaaatttattgtttgaaatgTTAGAATTTTCTATACTCACATCCAGGTTTTATGTTCCTGAAGATTGGAGCATTTTTCGCagaacgaaaatgaaaaaatttatgtaatttaacaGCTTAAGGAGTAATTGGGGGTGGCTGCAATTTTCAGCTGACAGACTAACGTCTGTGcaaaacatttcagaaatctagatccaatagattttttacttttcacttTCGTtccacgaaaaacgttccgattttCTGATACATCAacttccgggttataatttcaaacgctaatttttagtttcttttttcTGTGGGGTTACAATGCCAATAACCAgacaattattattcatttttataaatggagaaaaaaaagaacctgtgtaaaaaaaaaattgttaaaaaaaagtgttgactattctaaacttcaaaacgtgacacaacgaCGAACTTTGTCTgaacgttttttaaacttttgaaaattcaagggAAAAATCAATAAGTATCCTTGTATTATTAAGATATGCTAATACCGTTTAGAAATACTTCAAAATTAGTCTTTTCTGAACAtattttgcactgaaaaatGTTAACTTGAAGTATTGTCAATTgcttttttctgtgtattttcagaagtttaaaaatcgtttaaaaaaagttcgtcgttgtgtcacgttttgatgtttagaatagtcaacacttttttaactttttttcaacaattttttttatacttaagtatgattataattttaatttgcttaTTTGCTTAATGTATattataagttttaattagtttattattgaCTGTCCGCtgactaaattttaaaaattttccattcatTTTTTCGAGTGTGAATGAAGcaaacatcagacaaatttgaaattataaataaatggagtaaataattaataaaataaaatttttaaaaaatgcgcatttgaaaaatttcaaaattaatcagtgcattttttaaaaatattatttttcaaattaactactctacttatttataattttaaatttgtctgtctgttccattcacactcatttatttttctgttaataatgaatttattttttaaaaataaaaaaattccggGGTGTCTGTTGATAAACACAATGATTCCGCGCGTTTTcatcccccgacaaaatatcctagCAGCAacatttatcttttttatttaaatgttttatttgtacTATCCACAACTAATGTGGGTGCTTGTTTTTCAggaaaattgtgaaaattatatcgaaagatattttgtcgggggatgAAAACGTGAATTACTAAacttaataattgttaaaattttccaccaaaactaagtaattaaatttgtaaaatttatttacaaatgttataaataattaacataccTAATATTGGTAATCCTGTTTCGTTTTCTTCACTAGTATcaattctattatttttttccgggaaATCAAATCCATCAAAATCTGGTTCCAATGGACTGTTCATTTCCAcccttaaaaaaatgaaaaaaaaacataaatacatacaaaaaaataaaaataacaatgatttgttattaataataataaaataaataataaataataatttataaaaatataataaaacacataaaatttattaccaaaTATTACTTACATTCATTGTCAACAGTAATGATGACAAtcataaacaatttattatcgTATACGTAATCGTTCTTTAGTTAGTGTtgcatatatagatatatattcttatttatttattatattcttaatatatatgtatatcaagCCATTTTAGTTTGCTGCAATTCATATATGAgcattaaattaatagttgttaataatttacttacaTCTAACAAActaatttaaaactatagtttaaaataaactaattaattaaaatattaatttaaaaaaactaaaatactgccaaaaattaataagccAGTGGATTAGAAagcaacaagttttttttcacatgacactttattatcaattgataaataaataacggtATTTTGTAGCGGCAAAAGTGTTAATTCAATCagattttatctatttattaatttaattaattcacttAATTATCAAAACAAATCATcagcgaaaaaatttttataacgtcaaaaacaataacaataattgcTTATTATCGTTTGAGTAAAGTAGCAATACAATGTAGTAAATCATGACACATAGTAGTTAATAGTTGATTGAAAAACATGGCTGACGTGAAAATCACTAGCACTattcatatatgaaaaatacacGCGCCACATTCGAAGCTACAAAATATTAGCGGGATTAAATATCACTTTTGTATACATaacatatttacatttatagctattaaatatatatatacaatatacacatttatatttctatatacacatacatttaCGTATCTTTATATAAGTATACTATACTATAAAAgtatagaataataatatcgtACCCAATCGTCCTTCAGTTACGTTTGTCTTTGCCCGGTACTTGTCAGGTAATATGGCGGCGTGATAATGAAATTCACAGGAATGGACAGATGAAACAAACGTGATATGATATGACCGCGGTCAGAGTTTCAGAAATCTGTTCAGCGTTGGTATGTTGTCTCAGTATTGTGTTGTATTCTCAGAGAACGCGGCCAGCGACATGCGCGAAGCGTGATGAAACATCGCGAGCGTGCCGGAGAAAGAGCTTTACTTCGTCCCCACTTCTATTCGtgtctttaattttctatGTCTGTTGCTGCTGCTTATGCTGCTGGTGCTGGTGCCTGCCTGGTTGCCTGCCTGTTTCACTTCCCCCTGTCCCTGTCCCTGTCCCTGTCGTAGCTGCTGGTTTAAATGTCTTTCATTGTATTAGCAAACTGCACTGTACACAAATGTTGTTACGGTATTGGAATAGTATTAGTAAGACTTGACAGACTATGGTATGGTATGGTATGGAATGGTATGGGTAAGAGTATGAGACTTGATATGGGTTCCTGTAGGAGTAGGATACGAATTACAGTTACATCTGACCATCTGACACATGACAAATGTTCTCAGCATGCGCATGCCAGCGGCTTATACACACAACCAAACCTTTGGATGTATAAGTTCTTTAGGAtttaggttttaattttcatcagcTTCCTAACAGATGGAACTAAAAATCTATGGCTCGAAATGGGGGTAAAGCTGAAGCGAATTTCATTTTAGCAAACCTGACTCGTCGAGGTAAAATAGTAGGGGACCAATGGCGAGAAAGTAGATTGTGTGCATGCGTATTTAGAATCTAAagattttatactttttttttttctacccccTCTTCCTCAAAACTGATGagttttcacaaaaaatacaCTTGCGGAAAATACAGACACAACTACAATTTATCAGCatcaaatagttaatttaattctatatgattttaaaaaagatttgaTGAAAGATTTCATAACTCGACCCCGCCTTTTTTAATTACCACAATTATAGCTTGAGTAATAGTTAATGGTTAGTTTTGCGTTGCTGTTATATTTtcgtttgtgttattttacaattaagctGTGTTAACATTAAATGCGATTAGAGTAGATACTTGTATTCAATATTACATCGATGTGAACTTTAATGGTTTCCATGATGGCGGATACACCGATGACGTAGTAGTTAACTCAACGGATGTGGTATAGTAGTTAAACTTTACGGCAGAACCTCTCGAATCCAACGGATTCTAAACTTGTATATTGATTGTATGAgactcaaatatttaaatagtaatttttactgtcCATATGCTGAGCTGCATTGTCTATATGTTATATTACTTCTGAAAAATAACGGGGGAACTATATCCGCCCTACCAATGGAATTATAGTTGTATATTTCCATTTGTATTATATctacgtatatatatgtatatatatatgagtgggTGTATACTATAcactatgaaaatatatatgttcagCAAGAGCTTAATAGCTTTGAGCCAGACTTGGTACTTCCACGTATTGATTTTACCCCCACTATCAGTAGGTCTTGATTATACTGCTGTCGTAAACGCAGCTGTCAGAAGTGGGGATTTAGTGGAACCACTAACTGACGAAAGTTTCAGGAATTACTATGCAGTGGGATAATTCAGCACGGGAAGTGAAACGAATGTACAATGTCTGTCGGTCTGTCGTTTGCTGCTGGTTTATTCCACCCCCTcccctttttttattttcaatagtttAGCTACCGAGCGCACGTCACTCAATACAAATACAACTTATTCCTGAAAACTTTTGTTCGAGTCACTGTATtctattacttattatttaagaaGCAGTACTCAAAACTAATATCTATTGGCATGTAGAGATAAAGGCAATTGTGGCCATTATAGTGTTATCTTTGCTGataaaacataattatttccctgtcattattttatcatcattttttacattgacgtaatatcgatttataattttttttttccactagatacttttttttatttacgat
This window of the Microplitis mediator isolate UGA2020A chromosome 8, iyMicMedi2.1, whole genome shotgun sequence genome carries:
- the LOC130672921 gene encoding uncharacterized protein LOC130672921 isoform X4 — protein: MVEMNSPLEPDFDGFDFPEKNNRIDTSEENETGLPILEEQLNIVKSLECVSEELPQCEVCSQQFLTKKELRSHITLHLGQPRIVLKRCSNLHLVKKKEKDKYCLSQEKKGSLKLTLKKQNHRDFAVISRDLDFDSDNSHSEEVAGEEQKPHRHEEEQEEHEDTLDDDNEEQTDQVPHEFENVIVNEDDNYQDDNYDNNEEDNFLEDNEERPSVETNEGDSGVGSDMANTCEKDDQNVDNDDLHNVDNYHHEDDDRNNVEESEDTEEPDPIDATYRETIENLKKIGEQTSTIREDMSPRDEDDSPDESSSDVISSRINDNDALKLLSNNSAIELYPAKKSSEKSSKNNNNDGSRLNSSINWSQIENLNSSKDDDNTDDNVNKDNDQTGKDNTDNSTEAGLLLQNLLTEHNHRKNSEERSSHTSSSHNSSVDTEYVSLERLAETVSKCRVCGEKFSDITMLDDHRLKAGHYQCNVPGCSSLVFSTSVELSLHKSQSHEVHNNPLSPNISIIPSQVSQLSPRITDGAPNLGHNSPNLINHRSPHNISPHTNSPHNLSPHPMSLDPLNPLQINRTSPLTSSHQTHSPSYSSQQHHHHHQQQDHHHHQQQQQQQLQHQQQQIIPPINFDQLPPPVQQLAQQVQRMALPQPQMPPSLPPGANTMIPGPNYFVQPAGRPPMYHRMPSSHQPGPPMHQYPPQLAHLYGSQYGPAYSQYPGPSQMHPQLQQQLQQQMPRGRYPPTMMPNPRGPRPPPVQTQVPRQRLKRPLPPQGPPQQVQQQQQQQQQQQQQRASEASSSKQRRMDLLIPDRNEDADCHVIAQQKRNDGVPIIQNVQGATQSGQSGGRNDSTIHLTDSITLSVRQPAQVQSPGTAPPKKPDAKAVANVLAARGITVTPTANKNKSGEQQKQQPPAQQQQQQQQQQPPQQRAAAPTSPSVTALNLNSAISIIPTSSQRKQQQQQQQQQQQDQQFAVPQNKQSKQTTQDIERPPRPPTIDLTQESSSLLPPARRGRPTRAALTCQICDKSFQSQEVLIQHMASHRTTNKLDYKCNLCSAAYPTSQGLVLHKQSYHKELDSALPNGGTELAIPVVDLKSPQTLSRLSSLGIQSYIPLSQLSAQTGGYFALPIVTIDSPRNPNSCNLGALGATSILSLGPLKHLSNR